Proteins co-encoded in one Jeotgalibacillus malaysiensis genomic window:
- a CDS encoding pyridoxal phosphate-dependent aminotransferase codes for MAQKIFLSPPHMTGQEEAYIEEAFRTNWIAPLGPNVDAFEKEVAQLIGVKAALAVQSGTAAIHLALELLGVGKDDIVFCSSLTFVASANPILYQGAVPVFIDSEPDTWNMSPEALERALKEAAQLNRLPKAIIIVHLYGQPAKMNALKKLADQYEVPIVEDAAESLGSMYELKSSGTHGAFGIYSFNGNKIITTSGGGMLVSDNEIAIERARFFATQAKDPAPYYQHSLKGYNYRMSNVLAGVGRAQLKALDQRVTARREVYKRYEQALKDLDLIMMPELQGTRSNRWLTAFTIKRESNLLPEDLIHALEAEQIESRRVWKPLHLQPLFKEAAYYSHRKGEDIAADLFKRGVCLPSGSNLQQEDQHRVIETIRQTAEYAVVNKKVL; via the coding sequence TTGGCACAAAAAATATTCTTATCACCTCCGCATATGACCGGCCAGGAAGAAGCGTATATAGAAGAAGCGTTCCGCACAAATTGGATCGCACCGCTTGGACCGAATGTAGATGCATTTGAAAAAGAAGTGGCACAACTGATCGGTGTAAAAGCAGCGCTTGCTGTTCAGTCAGGCACAGCAGCGATCCACCTGGCGCTTGAACTGCTGGGTGTCGGGAAAGATGACATCGTTTTTTGCTCATCGCTGACATTCGTTGCAAGCGCTAACCCGATTTTATATCAGGGTGCTGTACCGGTTTTTATTGATTCAGAACCGGACACGTGGAACATGTCACCTGAAGCGCTTGAAAGAGCCTTGAAAGAAGCAGCTCAGCTGAACAGGCTGCCAAAGGCGATTATCATTGTTCATTTATACGGACAACCGGCAAAAATGAATGCATTAAAAAAGCTTGCGGATCAATACGAAGTACCAATTGTTGAAGATGCTGCTGAATCACTTGGGTCAATGTATGAATTAAAATCAAGTGGAACACATGGCGCGTTTGGCATTTATTCCTTTAACGGAAATAAAATCATTACTACATCAGGTGGCGGTATGCTGGTGTCAGATAATGAAATTGCAATAGAGCGGGCAAGATTTTTCGCCACACAGGCGAAGGATCCGGCACCATATTATCAGCATTCCTTGAAAGGGTATAACTACCGGATGAGTAATGTCCTGGCGGGTGTAGGGCGCGCTCAGCTGAAAGCGCTGGATCAAAGAGTAACCGCAAGAAGAGAAGTTTATAAGCGATACGAGCAGGCTTTAAAGGACCTTGACCTGATCATGATGCCTGAATTACAGGGAACAAGATCCAACCGGTGGCTTACAGCTTTCACCATCAAAAGAGAAAGCAATCTTCTACCTGAAGATCTCATTCATGCTCTCGAAGCTGAACAGATCGAATCAAGAAGAGTATGGAAACCGCTTCATTTACAGCCGCTTTTCAAGGAAGCCGCTTATTATTCTCATCGCAAGGGGGAAGATATTGCAGCAGATTTGTTTAAAAGAGGTGTCTGCCTGCCATCAGGCTCAAACCTCCAGCAGGAGGATCAGCATCGCGTAATTGAAACAATCAGACAGACGGCTGAATATGCCGTTGTGAATAAGAAAGTTCTTTAA
- a CDS encoding capsular polysaccharide biosynthesis protein has translation MKKLLIATYDLEIGGVERSLISLLEKLDYSRFHVDLLLYRHQGEFLTMLPESVTLLEENRYYRTFRMSIKETAVNGQLKLAVARTFAKLRASFSKGDEKGVRQMQYMWKYSTPFLPALEQTYDVAISYLWPHNFVADKVQADIKIAWIHTDFSSITTDKKEDLKVWSSYQSIIAISEECAKAFVRIYPELTEKVKMIENITSPEMVKSLANEEAPEIQPGFSLVTVARLSHAKGIDRAVKVLHSLHQQGFSDIKWYIVGYGGDEEMIRMLIKEKGLEDSFILLGKKINPYPYMRKADLYIQPSRYEGKAVTVGEAQILGKPVIITNYPTAVSQVKDGYDGVICEQSEEGLTKAIISLYQQPEKRAQLSQNCQNSNYHNAAELEKLYQLV, from the coding sequence ATGAAAAAGCTGTTAATCGCTACGTATGACCTCGAAATTGGAGGAGTTGAGCGCAGTCTGATCAGCCTGCTTGAAAAGCTGGATTACAGCAGATTTCATGTAGATCTCCTTCTATACCGTCATCAGGGTGAATTTTTAACAATGCTGCCTGAATCAGTCACACTGCTTGAAGAGAACCGCTACTACCGGACCTTCAGGATGTCGATTAAAGAAACTGCTGTAAATGGACAGCTAAAGCTTGCAGTTGCAAGGACATTTGCCAAACTCCGGGCCTCTTTTTCTAAGGGGGATGAAAAAGGTGTCCGGCAAATGCAGTATATGTGGAAATACAGTACGCCATTTTTACCGGCACTCGAACAGACCTACGATGTTGCAATCAGTTACCTGTGGCCACACAACTTTGTAGCAGACAAAGTGCAGGCGGATATAAAAATAGCCTGGATTCACACAGATTTTTCATCCATCACAACTGATAAAAAAGAGGATTTAAAGGTTTGGTCATCCTACCAGTCAATCATTGCAATATCTGAAGAGTGCGCAAAAGCATTTGTCAGGATTTATCCTGAACTTACTGAAAAGGTCAAAATGATCGAGAACATTACATCTCCAGAAATGGTCAAGTCACTGGCAAATGAAGAAGCACCAGAAATACAGCCGGGCTTCAGCCTTGTAACCGTTGCGAGGCTGTCACATGCCAAGGGAATCGATCGGGCAGTTAAAGTACTGCATAGTCTGCACCAACAAGGGTTTAGTGATATCAAATGGTACATCGTCGGCTATGGCGGAGATGAAGAAATGATCCGGATGCTAATTAAGGAAAAAGGACTTGAGGATTCATTCATTTTACTTGGAAAGAAAATCAATCCATATCCTTATATGAGAAAAGCAGATCTCTACATCCAGCCTTCACGATATGAAGGAAAAGCAGTCACCGTGGGAGAAGCGCAGATTCTCGGGAAGCCGGTCATTATCACAAATTACCCGACAGCAGTCAGTCAGGTGAAGGATGGATATGATGGTGTGATTTGTGAGCAGTCTGAGGAAGGACTGACTAAAGCCATTATTTCTTTATACCAGCAGCCCGAAAAGAGAGCACAGCTTAGTCAAAATTGCCAAAACAGTAATTATCATAATGCAGCTGAACTTGAAAAACTGTATCAGCTCGTATAG
- a CDS encoding beta-1,4-galactosyltransferase codes for MNQPVTVSIVVPVYKVEQYLRKCLDSILEQTYPHLQIIIVDDGSPDRSGDIADQYAKQDSRIQVIHQENKGLSGARNTGIQYATGEYTVYLDSDDWLEQFAIEKLVWLAEKYEADLVQSNFYYAYEHEQLVDYRYQQADDRPLLLSREQAIEALIINQKLKNFAWGKLYKTELIKDIPFQEGRLFEDVFWAYLVIKKTERVVLDAEPLFYYLQRETSITADYSPRNLDFIKGLKERHQLIKTDFPKLISLSNKEILRATLLHHQLLYFNREKDQQGIHREKLERSIKENYQTFEGSVEDEPVLAKQLKFFYRHPSLNLGFLLVRKSLRRVRLLPAPARLERVKIKRG; via the coding sequence ATGAATCAGCCGGTTACCGTCAGTATTGTTGTTCCGGTCTACAAGGTTGAGCAGTATCTCCGGAAATGTCTGGACAGTATTCTGGAGCAGACTTACCCGCATCTTCAAATTATTATTGTAGATGATGGCTCACCGGACCGGAGCGGAGATATCGCAGATCAGTATGCAAAGCAGGATAGCAGAATCCAGGTGATTCATCAGGAGAATAAAGGACTTTCGGGTGCTAGAAATACGGGTATTCAGTATGCAACAGGTGAATATACAGTTTATCTGGACAGTGATGACTGGCTTGAGCAGTTTGCGATTGAAAAGCTTGTATGGCTTGCAGAGAAATACGAGGCAGATCTTGTCCAGTCAAATTTTTATTATGCCTATGAGCATGAGCAGCTGGTAGATTATCGTTATCAACAGGCTGATGACCGTCCCCTTTTGCTGAGTCGGGAGCAGGCAATTGAAGCACTTATTATCAATCAGAAGCTGAAAAACTTCGCATGGGGAAAGCTTTATAAAACGGAGCTCATCAAAGATATACCATTTCAGGAAGGCAGATTGTTTGAAGACGTTTTTTGGGCATATCTCGTCATTAAAAAAACTGAACGCGTGGTGCTTGATGCAGAGCCACTGTTTTACTATTTACAAAGAGAGACAAGCATTACAGCAGACTACTCACCAAGAAACCTTGATTTTATTAAAGGGTTGAAAGAGCGGCATCAATTGATTAAGACAGATTTTCCTAAACTCATTTCATTGTCTAATAAAGAGATTCTAAGGGCGACCTTACTGCATCATCAGCTGTTGTATTTTAACCGGGAAAAAGATCAGCAGGGTATTCATCGAGAGAAACTGGAGAGAAGTATCAAAGAAAATTACCAAACATTCGAAGGATCTGTTGAAGATGAGCCTGTATTGGCAAAGCAGTTGAAGTTTTTTTACAGACACCCTTCCCTTAATCTCGGCTTCTTATTAGTCAGAAAAAGTCTAAGAAGGGTAAGGTTGCTGCCTGCACCTGCGCGACTTGAACGCGTGAAAATAAAGAGGGGGTGA
- a CDS encoding capsular polysaccharide biosynthesis protein gives MTVFWLTLLTVFILGFFARYAAVPAGHSFYPVPMIPNRFLIAMAGLILALVSGLRSNIGDTFNYKDIYERNDFTWEYIFSEKDYAFGILQRYLKMISEDPQILLFTTGVITNILIVLVLFKYSRMIEVSLFVYITGGFYLVSMNGIRQTLAAAIMFTATKFLIERKFIPYALIVVFASFFHQSALVMLPIYFIVGARAWSKATVGLILIAIVIVLGFEQFTSVLFSAIDDTQYADYKDFNEGGANVLRVAVALPPLIIAYLARGKLRNVMYGSDVIINMTLLGLVFLIVSTQSWIFARFSLYFNLYQLILLSWAITLFRPKDQKLIYFAVLCCYLLYYYYENVVSLDILYKSNYIPF, from the coding sequence ATGACGGTATTTTGGCTGACATTACTTACAGTCTTTATACTTGGGTTTTTCGCAAGGTATGCGGCAGTACCTGCAGGGCATAGCTTTTACCCGGTACCCATGATTCCGAATCGTTTTCTGATCGCCATGGCTGGTCTCATACTTGCGCTCGTGTCAGGTCTCAGATCCAATATTGGTGATACTTTTAACTATAAAGATATTTATGAAAGAAATGATTTTACCTGGGAGTATATATTCAGCGAAAAAGATTATGCTTTCGGAATTCTTCAGCGGTATTTGAAAATGATATCAGAGGACCCGCAGATTCTATTGTTTACAACGGGTGTGATCACCAACATATTAATTGTTTTGGTTTTATTTAAGTACTCCAGAATGATCGAAGTCAGCTTATTTGTTTATATCACAGGCGGTTTTTACCTGGTATCGATGAACGGAATACGTCAGACACTTGCAGCAGCCATCATGTTTACGGCAACAAAATTTTTAATCGAACGCAAATTTATTCCATATGCTCTGATCGTCGTGTTCGCATCCTTTTTCCATCAGAGTGCGCTTGTCATGCTTCCCATTTACTTCATTGTAGGAGCCAGGGCATGGTCAAAAGCAACGGTGGGATTAATCCTGATTGCGATTGTGATTGTATTAGGATTTGAACAGTTCACATCAGTTTTATTTTCAGCAATTGATGACACGCAGTATGCGGACTACAAAGATTTCAATGAAGGTGGTGCAAATGTTCTGCGGGTAGCAGTTGCTCTGCCGCCTCTGATCATTGCCTACCTTGCCAGAGGAAAGTTAAGGAATGTGATGTATGGAAGTGACGTTATTATTAATATGACGCTGCTTGGACTCGTGTTTCTAATTGTTTCTACACAAAGCTGGATCTTTGCAAGATTCTCACTTTACTTTAATTTATATCAATTGATCTTACTTTCATGGGCCATTACACTATTCCGACCGAAAGATCAGAAGCTGATTTATTTTGCAGTCCTTTGCTGTTACTTACTTTATTACTACTATGAAAATGTTGTAAGCCTGGACATACTCTATAAGAGCAACTACATTCCATTCTGA
- a CDS encoding sugar transferase: protein MKRLIDLTAASVVFILLSPLFLTLYVLIKVKLGSPVLFKQERAGLNGTAFTLYKFRTMTAETDGKGELLPDEERLTPFGNLLRELSLDELPQLINVFKGDMSLVGPRPLLIEYLAYYTPEQMKRHLVKPGITGWAQIHGRNTLSWEEKFKLDTWYVKHISTRLDLKILLMTIKKVVKKEGISQEGYATVEKFSRKEVAK, encoded by the coding sequence ATGAAGAGACTGATCGATCTGACTGCAGCATCTGTCGTATTCATCCTGCTAAGCCCATTATTTCTGACTTTATATGTGCTAATTAAAGTGAAGCTTGGATCTCCTGTGTTATTTAAACAGGAACGGGCTGGACTAAACGGAACGGCCTTCACACTTTATAAATTCAGAACCATGACTGCTGAGACAGATGGAAAAGGAGAGCTGCTGCCGGATGAAGAAAGGCTTACACCCTTTGGCAACCTGCTCAGAGAATTAAGCCTGGATGAATTACCTCAGCTCATCAATGTATTCAAAGGTGATATGAGCCTTGTCGGACCAAGGCCATTGCTCATAGAGTATCTCGCGTACTATACGCCGGAGCAAATGAAAAGGCATCTTGTAAAGCCCGGCATTACCGGATGGGCTCAAATCCATGGCCGTAATACCCTGAGCTGGGAAGAAAAGTTCAAGCTTGATACCTGGTATGTCAAGCACATCAGTACACGGCTTGATTTGAAAATCCTGTTGATGACAATCAAAAAAGTGGTCAAAAAAGAAGGAATCTCTCAGGAAGGCTATGCCACTGTTGAAAAGTTCAGCAGAAAAGAGGTGGCTAAATGA
- a CDS encoding UDP-glucose 4-epimerase codes for MRILVTGGAGYIGSHTCIELIEAGHEIIVADNFSNSSPESLKRVSELTGKIFPVIELDFRNRNEIEALFKQFDIQGVIHFAALKAVGESVTHSLLYYQNNLISLLNLLDVMDDYQVRNIVFSSSATVYGAEGTSPLKETDQTGAVNPYGSTKLMAERIIKDLATSSERWRAVILRYFNPVGAHESGRIGEDPNGIPNNLMPYISQVATGKRAVLSVFGSDYPTRDGTGIRDYIHVTDLATGHVKALDYMLKNKGAHAFNLGTGKGFSVLEMVAAFEKASGRKVPYRFTDRRAGDIAVCYADPTKAEKELGWKTVKTIDDMCRDTWRWQRHNPDGYQQPAEVHKTERSGA; via the coding sequence ATGCGTATTTTAGTCACTGGTGGAGCGGGCTATATCGGCAGTCATACCTGTATAGAGCTGATCGAAGCCGGACATGAGATCATTGTCGCTGATAATTTTTCAAACAGCAGTCCAGAATCATTAAAAAGGGTATCGGAGCTGACGGGAAAAATCTTTCCGGTGATCGAGCTTGATTTTAGAAACCGTAATGAGATTGAAGCACTTTTTAAGCAATTTGATATCCAGGGCGTGATTCATTTTGCAGCACTGAAAGCGGTAGGAGAGTCAGTCACTCATTCTCTTCTTTATTATCAGAATAATCTTATTTCATTGCTGAATCTGTTAGACGTGATGGATGATTATCAGGTTAGAAATATTGTCTTTAGCTCATCTGCTACAGTCTATGGCGCTGAAGGAACATCGCCTTTAAAAGAGACCGATCAGACTGGAGCTGTAAATCCATATGGAAGCACGAAGCTGATGGCTGAGAGAATTATTAAAGATCTTGCCACATCTTCAGAGCGGTGGAGAGCAGTGATTCTCAGGTACTTTAATCCGGTAGGCGCTCATGAAAGCGGACGAATTGGTGAAGATCCAAATGGTATACCAAATAATCTGATGCCCTATATTTCACAGGTTGCTACAGGGAAAAGAGCAGTGCTATCGGTTTTCGGTAGTGATTATCCAACCCGTGACGGAACCGGTATCAGAGATTATATTCACGTAACAGACCTTGCGACAGGTCACGTGAAAGCACTGGATTACATGCTCAAAAATAAAGGGGCACATGCCTTTAACCTTGGAACTGGAAAAGGCTTCAGCGTGCTGGAAATGGTCGCTGCATTTGAAAAAGCGAGTGGGCGTAAGGTGCCATACAGATTTACTGACAGAAGAGCTGGAGATATTGCAGTATGTTATGCCGATCCCACAAAAGCTGAAAAAGAACTTGGATGGAAAACAGTTAAAACAATTGATGATATGTGCCGTGATACCTGGAGATGGCAGCGACATAACCCGGATGGTTATCAGCAGCCGGCTGAGGTTCATAAGACAGAACGATCCGGTGCATAA
- a CDS encoding acetyltransferase, with protein sequence MKLVIIGDGGHGKVIKDIAEAAGWSVSAILDDRYKEVTFERDVLKGPVSAAQYFIGKGNQLIIGIGSNTVRQSIVNQLNLDDEHYATVIHPSAVISKQAEVRAGTVCMPHTVINQGSVVGRHVIINTGAIVEHDNKIEPFVHLSPKATMTGNVTIGTGTHVGASAVVIPGIIVGEWSTVGAGAVIIRNTGNYETVVGNPGRVVKTYTPIQLNG encoded by the coding sequence ATGAAGCTTGTGATTATCGGTGATGGCGGCCATGGGAAAGTCATCAAGGATATAGCAGAAGCAGCCGGCTGGAGCGTCTCAGCGATCCTGGATGACCGCTATAAAGAAGTGACTTTTGAGCGTGATGTATTGAAGGGTCCAGTGAGTGCAGCACAGTACTTTATCGGAAAAGGAAATCAATTGATAATAGGGATTGGAAGTAACACAGTCAGACAGTCAATCGTTAATCAGCTGAACCTTGACGATGAACACTACGCTACGGTGATCCATCCATCAGCAGTGATCAGTAAACAGGCAGAAGTCAGAGCCGGCACAGTTTGTATGCCGCACACCGTCATTAATCAGGGGTCAGTAGTCGGGCGGCATGTGATCATCAATACAGGTGCAATCGTAGAGCATGATAACAAAATTGAACCCTTTGTTCATTTATCACCAAAAGCCACAATGACAGGTAATGTCACAATTGGTACCGGCACTCATGTTGGTGCTTCAGCGGTGGTCATTCCAGGGATCATCGTTGGTGAATGGTCAACAGTTGGAGCAGGTGCAGTGATCATACGCAACACAGGTAATTATGAAACAGTCGTTGGCAATCCAGGGAGGGTTGTGAAGACATATACACCAATTCAGTTAAACGGATAA
- a CDS encoding ABC transporter-like protein, with amino-acid sequence MMRQSLKKIIGLFTKKEKKKFYFLLFMMIVAAFFETLGIGLIIPLIGIITDPAIVEENAVLSWIYQQFGFQSYEFFVLASVGFMLSVFFGKNLYLLLYQYFQFKMILNFQVKLSKNLFKNYLTKPYTFHLQRNTSILLRNVNEEVPKVLQGILLSSFQLATEALVIICILSLLLYTSPVATIAAGILLGGSMIIFHFTFRQKISSLGKEQQIVNGSLIQWVNQGLGAAKEVKVSGREGFFVSKYREQSKIKASNSLYMKVLEQVPRLFIESMLVAVVLVTLLIIVFQGKNTAELISIMALFAMAAFRLMPSITRVVALIATIRYSQPALDAIYDDLKQFGTEDIQKHNKKQEVNKSSFKHITLNNVFFSYPDQAAPTIQGVSLEILRGQSVAFIGTSGAGKTTIVDIMLGLLEPFKGEVKVNQHQLSKQISYWQKNIGYIPQFIFLSDDTIRANVAFGLPEKDVSDEMVWNALEKSQLKEFVLSLPEGLDTSVGERGVRLSGGQRQRIGIARALYHDPEILFMDEATSALDHNTEKEIMKSIDLLKGDKTIIIIAHRLSTIENCDVIFTMEKGHLKHVQDKRKKVSV; translated from the coding sequence ATGATGAGGCAATCATTAAAGAAAATTATCGGATTGTTTACTAAAAAAGAAAAAAAGAAATTTTATTTTCTGTTATTTATGATGATCGTTGCTGCATTTTTTGAAACACTAGGAATAGGTTTAATTATCCCTCTTATCGGAATCATAACAGATCCAGCGATTGTCGAAGAGAATGCTGTACTTAGTTGGATATATCAGCAGTTTGGCTTTCAAAGTTATGAGTTTTTTGTGCTTGCTTCAGTCGGTTTTATGTTAAGTGTGTTCTTTGGAAAGAATCTGTACCTTTTACTTTATCAATATTTTCAATTCAAAATGATCCTTAATTTTCAAGTTAAACTTTCTAAAAACTTATTTAAAAATTATTTAACAAAGCCGTATACTTTCCATTTGCAAAGAAATACTTCTATTCTTCTGAGAAATGTTAATGAAGAAGTTCCAAAGGTACTTCAAGGAATTTTGTTGTCATCCTTTCAATTGGCCACAGAAGCACTTGTTATTATTTGTATTCTCTCTTTATTATTGTATACTTCTCCAGTCGCGACCATTGCAGCAGGAATTTTACTAGGTGGAAGCATGATAATTTTTCACTTTACATTTCGCCAAAAAATCTCAAGTCTTGGTAAAGAGCAACAGATAGTAAATGGTAGTTTGATTCAATGGGTTAATCAAGGACTAGGTGCTGCAAAAGAAGTTAAAGTATCTGGTCGTGAAGGTTTTTTTGTAAGTAAATATCGGGAACAAAGTAAAATAAAAGCGTCTAATAGTTTGTATATGAAAGTTTTAGAACAGGTGCCAAGACTTTTTATAGAGAGTATGTTAGTAGCGGTTGTTCTTGTGACATTGTTAATTATCGTGTTTCAGGGTAAAAATACTGCAGAACTAATTTCAATAATGGCATTATTTGCTATGGCGGCCTTCAGACTAATGCCTTCAATCACAAGAGTTGTTGCTTTGATTGCTACGATCAGGTATAGTCAGCCCGCATTAGATGCAATATACGACGATTTAAAACAGTTTGGAACCGAAGATATACAAAAACATAATAAAAAGCAGGAAGTCAATAAATCATCTTTTAAACACATTACGCTAAATAATGTGTTTTTTTCGTATCCCGATCAAGCTGCTCCAACTATACAGGGAGTTTCATTAGAAATCTTAAGAGGGCAATCAGTAGCATTTATTGGTACATCTGGCGCAGGGAAAACAACAATAGTAGATATCATGCTTGGATTGTTAGAACCATTTAAAGGAGAGGTGAAAGTAAATCAGCATCAATTATCAAAACAAATATCGTATTGGCAAAAGAATATTGGTTATATTCCACAATTCATTTTTTTATCGGATGACACGATTCGTGCAAATGTTGCATTTGGCCTTCCCGAAAAAGATGTGAGTGATGAAATGGTTTGGAACGCATTGGAAAAATCACAGCTGAAAGAGTTTGTTTTAAGTTTGCCAGAAGGTCTAGATACTTCTGTTGGTGAGCGTGGAGTAAGATTGTCAGGTGGTCAAAGACAAAGAATAGGTATAGCAAGAGCTTTATACCATGATCCCGAAATTTTGTTTATGGATGAAGCAACGTCAGCACTTGATCATAATACTGAGAAAGAAATTATGAAGTCTATTGATTTACTGAAAGGAGATAAAACAATTATTATTATTGCTCATCGTTTATCTACGATTGAAAATTGTGATGTGATTTTTACAATGGAAAAAGGCCATCTAAAGCACGTGCAGGATAAACGGAAAAAGGTAAGTGTATAG
- a CDS encoding beta-glycosyltransferase — translation MKTLTVFTPTYNRAYCLERVYLSLKDQQNKDFIWLIIDDGSTDHTAELVDSWKEEDKVLINYFYQENQGMHGAHNTAYRLMKTELNVCIDSDDEMGEDAVEKIISFWKRYGGNHVSGIIGLDAFRDGSIIGTELPQHVKTSTLFDLYSKHKVRGDKKLVYRTELTLQYPYPLFEGEKYVGLAYKYYCLDQQYPLLIMNEILCKVEYLEDGSTSNMYKQYMKNPKGFAFYRKELMKLPSGNVFFKFRQAIHYVSSSLISNDKQFLKETPRKAMTWMALPFGYLLTVYLKKKTAHLN, via the coding sequence ATGAAAACACTGACCGTTTTTACTCCAACCTATAACCGTGCCTATTGTCTTGAAAGAGTGTATCTCAGTCTGAAAGATCAGCAGAATAAAGATTTCATCTGGTTAATCATTGATGACGGTTCTACAGATCACACAGCAGAGCTCGTAGACAGTTGGAAAGAAGAAGATAAAGTACTGATCAACTACTTTTATCAAGAAAACCAGGGCATGCATGGCGCTCATAACACAGCTTACAGACTGATGAAAACTGAACTGAATGTATGCATCGATTCTGATGATGAAATGGGTGAAGATGCAGTTGAGAAAATCATCTCATTCTGGAAGAGGTACGGAGGTAATCATGTGAGTGGCATTATCGGTCTTGACGCATTCAGAGATGGTTCAATTATCGGGACGGAGCTGCCACAGCACGTTAAGACTTCTACATTATTTGATCTGTACAGCAAACATAAGGTGCGGGGAGATAAAAAGCTTGTTTATCGGACCGAGCTTACCCTTCAATATCCTTATCCGTTGTTCGAAGGTGAAAAATATGTTGGTCTTGCTTATAAATATTATTGTCTCGATCAGCAATATCCATTACTTATCATGAATGAGATTTTATGCAAAGTGGAGTATCTGGAGGATGGTTCAACTTCTAATATGTATAAACAGTATATGAAAAACCCAAAAGGCTTTGCTTTCTACAGAAAAGAACTGATGAAGCTGCCAAGTGGGAATGTATTTTTCAAATTTCGGCAGGCCATTCATTATGTATCAAGCAGCCTGATCAGTAACGATAAACAGTTCCTGAAAGAAACGCCGAGAAAAGCCATGACGTGGATGGCCCTTCCTTTTGGGTATCTGCTAACGGTTTATTTAAAAAAGAAAACCGCACATTTAAATTAA
- a CDS encoding glycerol-3-phosphate cytidiltransferase, translated as MKPYSIGYTTGVFDLFHVGHLNILRKAKEHCDYLIVGVSTDELVKQYKKKTPVISFEDRVAIVESIKYVDEVVPQVSRDKVAAWQELRFDAMFVGDDWKGSNLFTKTERMFHELGVEVVYFPYTANISTTQVKNKVKILT; from the coding sequence ATGAAGCCATATAGCATTGGATATACAACAGGGGTATTTGATCTGTTTCACGTAGGACACTTAAACATTTTGAGAAAAGCGAAAGAGCACTGCGATTATCTAATCGTTGGTGTCAGCACTGATGAGCTTGTAAAACAATATAAAAAGAAAACGCCTGTGATCAGCTTTGAAGATCGTGTCGCAATCGTGGAAAGCATCAAATATGTAGATGAAGTCGTCCCTCAGGTATCACGTGATAAAGTAGCGGCCTGGCAGGAGCTGAGATTTGATGCCATGTTCGTAGGGGATGACTGGAAGGGCAGTAATCTCTTTACGAAGACAGAGCGGATGTTTCATGAGCTGGGGGTTGAGGTTGTTTATTTTCCGTATACGGCGAACATATCTACAACACAAGTTAAAAACAAGGTGAAAATATTAACTTAA